From the Candidatus Methanoperedens sp. genome, the window TGTTATCGCAGCAAAAGCAGTGGCCTTCAAGGAAGCGATGCACCCCGATTTCAATGATTACCAGAAGCAAATAGTGAAGAACGCAAAGAAGATCGCGTTAGAGCTTACATCGAGGGGCAACGAACTCGTCTCCGGTGGTACTGATAATCACCTTATGCTCGTTGACCTTACCCCACCTGGCATCACAGGCAAGGATGCCGAGGCAAGGCTCGGTGAGGCCGGAATAATCCTGAACAAGAATACCATTCCTTTTGAGACAAAGAGCCCGTTCATTACAAGCGGCATAAGGATAGGTACTCCTGCCGCGACCACACGCGGTATGAAGGAAACGGAAATGATAACTATCGCCTGGGCGATAAATGAAATAATCCATAACATGAATGATGCTGAAAAATTAAAGGAAGTCAAAAAAATAATCCTTGAACTCTGCGGTCAGTTCCCCATTCCGTACGAGTGAGATTTTTTATGGAACCGCTTCCTGAGGTAACGGATCCCCGCGTGATAGATGGCAGGAAAATCGCGCAGGGTATTGAGGCAGAAGTCAAGAAACAGGTTGGGATGTTCATTCAGGAACATGGAATAAAACCGGCACTTGCCACGATTCTCGTGGGAGAACATCCCCCTTCGAAATTATATGTCAAGCTCAAACACTGGGCATGCAAACGCGTAGGAATAGTGTCAGAAGACCACAAGTTCCCGCAGGAAACAGAACAGGAAAAGATAATAGACCTGATCGAAAAGCTTAACAGGCGCCCCGAAATACATGGAATACTCGTTCAATTGCCACTGCCAAAACACATAGATGAGCGCGACGTCATGACCCGCATAGCTCCCGAGAAAGACGTAGATGGCTTCAACCCTCTCAACATGGGAAGGATGCTGATCGGGAGGGAGGGCTTTGTGCCTTGCACACCCAAAGGTATCATTCGGGCCCTGGAAGAATTCAATATCGACCCAAAGGGGATGGAAGTAGTGGTTGTGGGTCACAGCAACGTCGTGGGCAAACCTGCTGCCATCATGCTCCTCAACCGCAATGCCACAGTAAAGATTTGTCATGTTTACACAAAAGACCTGAAAAGCCACACAAGAGAAGCTGATATTCTCATAGTGGCAACAGGCGTGCGCGATCTTATTAAAGCCGATATGGTGAAAGAAGGCGCAGTCGTGTTCGATGTAGGCATTACATGGCAGGATGAAAGAGTGTACGGGGATGTGGATTTTGATGATGTTCTGCCGAAGGTGAAATTGATATCGCCCGTACCTGGTGGCGTGGGACCGATGACGATAGCGATTCTGATGGAGCATACGCTGCAAGCGGCCAAACTGCAGTGTTGATCAGGCTTATTTGGTGCTTTTTGATTCCATTGGTCTTTTTATAAGGATTTTTAGATCTGCAGAGATATTTGATTTTTCCAGCTATCTCTTTCCTATAGAAAATGCCTTCCAAGATATTTGCCGCCGGGAAATATCTGCAGCGAATATGACAGCTTTAAATCCTGGAGCAATTGGCTTCGCTAAACGAATCTTTTAAAACGAATTCATCGCATTCCACCCACTATTTCCTCCAGTATTCTTGCCGTCAATTCATGGCTCATAAAAAGATCATGGATCTCCTCCAGCGCCCTGTCCCGGGCATGAGTATCGACATTCCATTTTATTCCGGGATACTCTACGTTTTTCAAAATCAAACCACGGGCATCAAGGGGCTCAAGCCTACCATTCAAAGTGCAGTCAAGCATTTTTCTAAGCCTTTCTATATCCATTTCACCCTTTCCGACTAGTTTCAGGCCCATAGCGATTTTCCTGACCATATGCATCACGAACCTGTTCGCGGCAATATCAAGAAAAATCCAGCTGCCATTTTCCTGGATCGAGATTCTTCTAATATCGCAAAATGTTGATTCTTCTTTCTCTTCATCAGCAAAGTTCCGAAAATCGTGTTTTCCCAGGAAGATCGATGAAGCATCTTTTATTTTAGAAAGCTCAAGTCCATTGCCCCAGAGCATATATCTGTACTCCCGTTCCACAGCAGATGTCCTTGCATTGAAATTTGGATCCACCTGCGCCCATGCGTATGCCCATATTTCGCTGAGGCCTTTGTTCAGCTCCCTGGGCATTGAAGCCTCCGGATTATCCGTATCAAATGCTATCACCTGGCAGAGCGCATGGACGCCACGGTCTGTTCTTCCTGCCGCAGAATATCTTGCTTTTGATGATTTTTTAACCGCGCCGCTATCCTTCAGCGCTTTCATGAGCTTCCCTTCTACCGTGGGCACACCAGGTTGGGTCTGGAAGCCATGGTATCCCGTGCCAAGGTATGCGAGCTTGAGCGCAAACCTCATCTTATCCCGGTTATAAGCTGGCTTTCCCTCTCATCAAGGTCAACTACTTCGATGCTGTGCAATCCCGCATCTTCAAGCCATGCTCGGTACTGTTCCTCGGTCCATGTATTGCCTTCCTCCGTGTGCGCCAGCATGTTCACCCCGAACAATTCTGCCCTCGGGCTCCTTCCGCGCACGAAATCCTCTATGGCGATCAACCCTCCCCTTTTTAAAAGCACCCTGACATTCCTTACCAGCTTCCTGTTCTCCTCTTCAGAATAGATGTGACATATGTTACCCATGAAAACGATGTCAAAAGATCCTGCCTTAAAATCCTTCACAAATTCACTATCTGTAAAATCGCCCTTCTTCAGTGTCAGGTTCCGGATTTTGGAAAGTCCAAATTCCTTTCCTACGTAATCTATGGTTTCCGGCATATCGTAGAGGACTGCCTCCAGGCCTTTGTTAATGAAAGCTTTAGCGTATTTGCCTGGTCCTCCTCCCAAGTCAAGAGCGTACTTTGCATCCCTCTTTCTTGCAAGGCAATGGCTTATGACCTCATCTACAAACGCATCAGGCTTGGACGCCATTGCATGCATAAAAGATGGCACATCACGCGGCGTACTTTTTTCAGATTTTATCCCTTTGATAATATCAGGAAGTTTAAGCCATGTCCCAAGAATGTCCATCAAATGAGGAAGGTAGCCTCCGACATAATCCTCGCCGCGTTCCAGAAAAAGAGGACGCGCCTTATCTGCAATGATATACCTGCTGTTTTCCTTATTGACATATCCCAATGAACAGAGCGCCTCGAGCACAATATGCAGGGCGCGCTCATCTGCCCGAAGCTCTTGCTTAAGCGCTGAAATATCCTTGCTCTCAGCAAGTGCTGAGAAAATTCCAGCCTTGTAGGCGGCGCCGAGAAGGATGAGTTCCCTTGCGTCATCACCTGCTCTTTCAAAATCAAAATCTTTTCCTGTGGGCATTTTTACCTCTGATTACGTACAAATAATTAAATATCATAGAGTATAAGAATTGATATAAGAATCTAATCCAGGGTGGGAAAATGTGGACATTTGCAATTGAGGAAAAAGAACTTCACGAAAATAGCATGAGTCCCGTTTTTCCGAAAGGGTTACCGATACTCATTATAAAGAAGGCAGGGGAGATTTACGCTGTCTCTAATAAATGCGCTCATATGGCCTGTGCGCTCGCTGGTGGCAGATTAAAGGACTATATATTAGAATGTCCCTGTCATGACTGGAGATATGATATCCGAACAGGTGAGTTTTTGGATGCAAAGGAAATCAGGATCCCGGTCTATGAATGGAAGTCGTCTGAAGGGAAAATACTTATAAAACTAGGAGATGAAAATCAGCTATGAAAATATTCATGTATACTCTCAGCACATGCCCATGGTGCAGGAAAACAAAACAGTTCTTCAAAGAAAGGAATATTCCATTCGAATATGTAGATTACGACTTGCAGGATGAGGGAAAGCAGGAGAAAATAATGGATGAAATGTCCAGGTCCGGGGGCAGCGCTTTTCCGTATGTAAAAATCGGCGAGATGATAGTAGTGGGATATAATCCAGAAAAGTATCTGGAATTGTTGGGGTTGAAATAACGGAATGAACACCGAATCAAGAAAGAAGGCCTTAA encodes:
- a CDS encoding bifunctional methylenetetrahydrofolate dehydrogenase/methenyltetrahydrofolate cyclohydrolase (catalyzes the formation of 5,10-methenyltetrahydrofolate from 5,10-methylenetetrahydrofolate and subsequent formation of 10-formyltetrahydrofolate from 5,10-methenyltetrahydrofolate); protein product: MEPLPEVTDPRVIDGRKIAQGIEAEVKKQVGMFIQEHGIKPALATILVGEHPPSKLYVKLKHWACKRVGIVSEDHKFPQETEQEKIIDLIEKLNRRPEIHGILVQLPLPKHIDERDVMTRIAPEKDVDGFNPLNMGRMLIGREGFVPCTPKGIIRALEEFNIDPKGMEVVVVGHSNVVGKPAAIMLLNRNATVKICHVYTKDLKSHTREADILIVATGVRDLIKADMVKEGAVVFDVGITWQDERVYGDVDFDDVLPKVKLISPVPGGVGPMTIAILMEHTLQAAKLQC
- the truA gene encoding tRNA pseudouridine(38-40) synthase TruA; the protein is MRFALKLAYLGTGYHGFQTQPGVPTVEGKLMKALKDSGAVKKSSKARYSAAGRTDRGVHALCQVIAFDTDNPEASMPRELNKGLSEIWAYAWAQVDPNFNARTSAVEREYRYMLWGNGLELSKIKDASSIFLGKHDFRNFADEEKEESTFCDIRRISIQENGSWIFLDIAANRFVMHMVRKIAMGLKLVGKGEMDIERLRKMLDCTLNGRLEPLDARGLILKNVEYPGIKWNVDTHARDRALEEIHDLFMSHELTARILEEIVGGMR
- a CDS encoding methyltransferase: MPTGKDFDFERAGDDARELILLGAAYKAGIFSALAESKDISALKQELRADERALHIVLEALCSLGYVNKENSRYIIADKARPLFLERGEDYVGGYLPHLMDILGTWLKLPDIIKGIKSEKSTPRDVPSFMHAMASKPDAFVDEVISHCLARKRDAKYALDLGGGPGKYAKAFINKGLEAVLYDMPETIDYVGKEFGLSKIRNLTLKKGDFTDSEFVKDFKAGSFDIVFMGNICHIYSEEENRKLVRNVRVLLKRGGLIAIEDFVRGRSPRAELFGVNMLAHTEEGNTWTEEQYRAWLEDAGLHSIEVVDLDERESQLITGIR
- a CDS encoding Rieske (2Fe-2S) protein, with translation MWTFAIEEKELHENSMSPVFPKGLPILIIKKAGEIYAVSNKCAHMACALAGGRLKDYILECPCHDWRYDIRTGEFLDAKEIRIPVYEWKSSEGKILIKLGDENQL
- a CDS encoding glutaredoxin family protein, encoding MKIFMYTLSTCPWCRKTKQFFKERNIPFEYVDYDLQDEGKQEKIMDEMSRSGGSAFPYVKIGEMIVVGYNPEKYLELLGLK